In Marivirga salinae, a single window of DNA contains:
- a CDS encoding helix-turn-helix domain-containing protein: MQRIKDFREQKGLTQSDLADKTGLSLRTIQRIESGQTIPKGHTLKVLSDVIGFSRIDFKSHSSQVTNEQNDQIRLINLSALALIVIPFGNIIFPFILWRKHHKDQIVNNAGKSILNFQIIWTLVLSLLLIISPFIQNSLQLSFSLIIVVLILGYCFNTLMIFKFSRWIRNGMLDRLKITYQLL, from the coding sequence GTGCAAAGGATAAAAGATTTTCGCGAGCAAAAAGGATTAACTCAATCAGATTTAGCTGATAAAACAGGTTTGTCTTTAAGAACTATTCAACGAATTGAATCTGGACAAACCATTCCCAAAGGACATACTTTAAAAGTACTTTCAGATGTAATTGGGTTTAGCCGTATAGATTTTAAAAGTCATTCTTCTCAAGTTACAAATGAGCAGAATGATCAAATAAGGCTTATCAATCTTTCTGCCTTAGCTTTAATTGTGATTCCTTTCGGGAATATTATCTTCCCTTTTATTCTTTGGCGTAAGCACCATAAAGATCAGATAGTTAATAATGCTGGTAAAAGTATTCTGAATTTTCAGATCATTTGGACTTTAGTGCTATCACTTTTGCTCATAATAAGTCCTTTTATTCAAAATTCACTTCAGTTATCATTTTCATTAATAATAGTGGTTTTAATTCTAGGATATTGCTTTAATACTCTGATGATATTTAAATTCTCCAGATGGATCAGAAATGGAATGTTAGATCGGTTAAAAATAACTTATCAGCTCTTATAA